A region of Trypanosoma brucei brucei TREU927 chromosome 1, complete sequence DNA encodes the following proteins:
- a CDS encoding hypothetical protein, unlikely (gene predicted by glimmer): MCTSTLTGRVWVQLCCMHTSVGVPSYPIERKRQPVGREVEQECSFRLSRSGSSGSQHPAQRRGVN, encoded by the coding sequence ATGTGCACCAGCACGTTAACGGGGCGGGTATGGGTGCAGTTGTGTTGTATGCATACATCTGTCGGTGTGCCGAGTTATCCTATAGAGCGCAAACGCCAACCGGTGGGCCGGGAAGTAGAACAGGAGTGTTCATTTCGTTTGAGCCGGAGCGGAAGCAGTGGGTCACAGCACCCAGCTCAAAGAAGGGGAGTTAACTGA
- a CDS encoding hypothetical protein, unlikely (unlikely gene predicted by glimmer), with protein sequence MDEPNRRWQCLQPLRKGLKGTTKLCCIGGVLLPVSSFDRKFPRLLKGSVLRN encoded by the coding sequence ATGGATGAACCGAATCGGAGGTGGCAGTGTCTTCAGCCACTTCGCAAGGGACTTAAAGGAACGACAAAGTTGTGTTGTATTGGTGGGGTTCTTCTTCCCGTATCTTCATTTGACCGTAAGTTTCCACGACTATTGAAGGGCTCTGTGTTGCGCAATTGA
- a CDS encoding leucine-rich repeat protein (LRRP), putative, which translates to MGGVVGKIPVLLRGGKTVDGLNFHGMVPIDTEELTELLTVLNCRGYDTKVEVHPLPAGFPHTGEVFSTYELVLRGIVLERGDLEFIGNYASLNKLHFIECSGSCDLGMLSGHSFLSELRVDVDGEVSHYKALRELPSLRTLWLRNSNMTLTDFFHVGEVDTLESLTLRGALNFKCLEAVARLPRLRALDLSETLVNDKCLHAISACKTLQQLGLSSCKRLRDVSPLTQIASLEELNLSHCENLKEVGALYRLSHLFRLDLRGVHLTYRVVYSLSKCTGLTELYVSSCEGLSGVAWLSNLESLGDLDVQWRKNLKHTGDVLACLPLLRVLDLSGTSISNESLWNISESKLLRRLDLSFCGGVKDISPISDIVTLEELNLKGCTSITEGVDKLGNLVNLHILNMSNTPLQSGFLYNISSIESLVELDLSSCWGVASLDSSVQTAVRMRKGSYPLARHIEGINALGRLPKLRLLNMSSTPVTDECLHGLQMCKSLVWLNLSLCANLTDVSPLSSVKTLEEVDLGCCGNLKWGAGSLRRLPQLRILDLKNTVITDHCLGDVTYGGGVVSRMLGRCGMADLSFSRWSIRRGGNLVRLDLSSCWGLTDIAHLTSITTLEELRFTGCRNLKDGVDALGQLPVLHLLDLSGTSITDDSLQGLSTCRSLVTLNISSCANLTDVSPLSRISSLEELNLQKSKHIRRGIDELVSLPRLYLVYLCRADFSRGVAEELEKRGIVVKQM; encoded by the coding sequence ATGGGTGGTGTGGTCGGCAAGATACCTGTTCTGCTTCGTGGTGGTAAGACTGTGGATGGACTTAACTTCCATGGCATGGTACCCATTGATACGGAAGAGCTTACCGAATTGTTGACTGTGTTAAACTGTCGAGGATACGATACGAAGGTGGAAGTCCATCCTTTACCTGCTGGCTTTCCCCATACGGGTGAGGTATTCAGCACATATGAACTTGTACTGAGGGGTATAGTGCTTGAACGTGGTGATTTGGAGTTCATAGGAAATTATGCATCACTTAACAAACTGCATTTTATCGAATGTTCGGGCTCATGCGACCTGGGTATGTTGTCGGGGCATTCGTTTCTTTCAGAGTTGCGCGTGGACGTTGATGGTGAAGTGAGCCATTATAAAGCGCTGCGGGAGCTCCCTTCGTTGAGAACCCTTTGGCTGCGCAACAGTAACATGACACTCACTGATTTCTTTCATGTGGGGGAAGTAGATACATTGGAAAGCCTTACCCTTCGAGGAGCGTTGAACTTCAAGTGTCTGGAGGCTGTAGCGAGGTTGCCGCGGTTGAGGGCGCTGGATTTGAGTGAGACATTGGTCAATGATAAATGCCTCCACGCTATAAGCGCCTGCAAAACCCTGCAGCAACTTGGCCTCAGCTCCTGCAAGCGGCTGCGAGATGTTAGCCCCCTTACTCAGATTGCCAGTTTGGAGGAGTTGAACCTTAGTCACTGTGAAAATCTTAAGGAAGTGGGTGCCCTTTACAGACTTAGCCACTTATTTAGGTTAGACCTTAGGGGTGTGCACCTCACTTATCGTGTTGTTTACAGTCTAAGCAAGTGCACGGGACTGACTGAGCTTTACGTTTCATCCTGCGAAGGGTTATCGGGCGTGGCTTGGCTTTCCAACCTTGAATCGCTAGGGGATTTGGATGTTCAGTGGCGTAAAAACTTGAAGCATACTGGGGACGTTCTTGCCTGCTTGCCGTTGCTACGAGTGCTGGATTTGAGCGGCACATCGATTAGCAACGAATCCCTTTGGAATATTAGTGAAAGTAAGCTTCTGAGAAGGCTTGACCTCTCGTTCTGTGGCGGTGTGAAAGATATAAGCCCGATATCAGATATTGTAACACTAGAAGAGTTGAATCTTAAGGGTTGCACGAGTATTACCGAAGGAGTGGATAAACTTGGAAATTTAGTGAATCTTCATATACTGAATATGAGTAACACCCCTCTTCAATCCGGTTTTCTCTACAATATCAGCAGCATCGAAAGTCTCGTGGAACTTGATCTTTCTTCATGCTGGGGTGTAGCATCATTGGATTCTTCAGTGCAGACAGCGGTGCGTATGCGGAAGGGTTCCTATCCATTAGCGCGTCACATCGAAGGCATAAATGCGCTTGGAAGGCTCCCGAAACTTCGATTGCTAAACATGAGTAGCACTCCCGTAACAGATGAGTGCCTTCATGGATTGCAAATGTGCAAGAGTTTGGTGTGGCTCAATCTTTCTTTATGTGCCAACCTCACGGATGTAAGTCCCCTTTCAAGTGTCAAAACACTGGAGGAAGTAGACCTCGGTTGTTGTGGAAACTTGAAGTGGGGTGCAGGTTCCCTCCGCCGACTGCCACAGTTACGCATCCtggatttaaaaaatacagtCATTACTGATCACTGCCTTGGTGATGTCACTTACGGAGGGGGCGTGGTTAGTCGAATGTTGGGACGGTGTGGGATGGCTGACCTGAGTTTTTCTCGTTGGTCCATCCGTCGTGGTGGCAATTTGGTGAGGTTGGACCTCTCGTCGTGCTGGGGGCTCACTGATATTGCCCATCTGACAAGCATAACCACACTGGAGGAGTTGAGATTTACGGGATGCAGAAACTTAAAGGATGGTGTGGATGCCCTCGGCCAATTACCAGTTCTTCACCTGCTGGACTTGAGTGGCACTTCCATAACCGATGACTCTCTCCAAGGATTAAGTACGTGTAGAAGCCTCGTCACGCTTAATATTTCGTCGTGCGCTAACCTAACAGATGTAAGTCCTCTTTCACGGATTTCATCACTTGAGGAACTAAACCTTCAGAAAAGCAAACATATCAGGAGAGGCATCGATGAATTAGTGAGCCTTCCGCGTTTGTACCTTGTATATTTGTGTAGAGCAGACTTTAGCCGCGGAGTCGCAGAAGAGTTAGAAAAACGCGGTATTGTAGTTAAACAAATGTAA